TGGCTTCATTCTTGATGTCCAGGTAGTCCTTGTAGGTGATGAAGTAAAAGCGGCCGCCGGCATGTTGCCCCGACACGTTGGGAATCTGGCCCGGCCAAAGGAAGATGACGTCTTCGCCGATGTCCGCCATGTTCTTGCGCTGGCCGGAACGGAAGCCCTCGCCCACGCCGATAAGCATCAGCAGGGAAAAGACGCCGTAAGCGATGCCAAACATGGTGAGAAACGAGCGCAGCTTGTGCGCCCACAGGGTGCGGAGGACTTGCCCGAAGATGTCCAGGGCGGTATTCATTCGGTCTGGTATTCAATACGTCCGGAAAGGGACTAGGGTTCCAAGGATTTAGACGGGGGACAGGGCTGTTTGGTTAGAGGGGCCGCAAAACCCACCACGGAGGCACGGAGTCACGGAGAACGGCAAAAAGGGTCTAGAATACAGCCTTCGTAAAAGGGGAAAGAATGGCTACCGCATCGGGGCCTTACCTGCCGCAGCCCAACTCCGACGAACGCACCATGGCCGTCCTGGCCCACGCCCTGCAACTGGTGGGCGGATGGATTGCCCCGCTGATCATCTTCCTGGTCAAGAAAGACTCCCTTTTTGTCCGCTTTCACGCGCTCCAGGCCTTGATGCTGCACATCGTTTACCTGTTGTGCGCGATGGTGTTTGGTGTCGTGTTGTTTGTGACCATCTTCAGCACCGTGCTCATGCATGCCGGAGATAAGTCGGCCCAACCTCCAGCCGCAATCTTCATCTTGTTCCCGTTCATGTGGCTCTTCATCATGGGAGGCTGGGTAGCGATGCTCGTGATGTCCGTTGTCTTCGCCATCAAAGCCGGGAACGGGGAGTGGGCAGAGTATCCAGTCCTGGGTCCCCTGGCCCGCAGATTTCTAAAGATGAACGCGCCCGTGCAAACCAGCGTGCAAGGACTCTAAGCGCCGCGTCGCTCCCCCGGGTTAAGTGCAATTTGGGGTGGCGCCTGCGAGCAAAATTGGGAATCTCGTCTTAAGGGCAGCATTGCTAAGTCGTGCTAAATATTGCTAACATAACTGGCATGCGAACTACGAAGACCCTGTCCATTACGCTGCCCCCCGAAATGCTCTCGCGTGCGGAAGACATGGCCAGGAAGGAAAACCGGACCATGAGCGAGCTGATACGCGAGGCGCTCCGGCACTACGAGCGGCAACGCTGGTGGGAGGAAACAAACTCGTACGGCAGGGCGCGCGCCCAAGAGCTAGGAATCCGTGAAAACGACGTGGAGCGCCTGACCCACGAGGCACGACGCGAGAAAGCCCGTAAGCCGCGACAGAAATGATACGGATCGTAGCCGACACCAATGTCATCATTTCCGCGTTGGTCTTTGGCGGTCTTCCCCGGCAGATCATTGATCTGGCG
The Terriglobia bacterium genome window above contains:
- a CDS encoding DUF4870 domain-containing protein, which translates into the protein MATASGPYLPQPNSDERTMAVLAHALQLVGGWIAPLIIFLVKKDSLFVRFHALQALMLHIVYLLCAMVFGVVLFVTIFSTVLMHAGDKSAQPPAAIFILFPFMWLFIMGGWVAMLVMSVVFAIKAGNGEWAEYPVLGPLARRFLKMNAPVQTSVQGL
- a CDS encoding ribbon-helix-helix domain-containing protein, whose product is MRTTKTLSITLPPEMLSRAEDMARKENRTMSELIREALRHYERQRWWEETNSYGRARAQELGIRENDVERLTHEARREKARKPRQK